One genomic region from SAR92 clade bacterium H455 encodes:
- a CDS encoding PD-(D/E)XK nuclease family protein, with product MLPALINISLFRDAIERDCLILTPNQRLAAKIIQAWGEQICEDPTQSCSAWKQPRVYSVDHWLKACWDELQDQNHELVRGLAIVGAQQSHYYWERAIADDGLEQPVNFVKLAGDTLKTLENWNLSPEQVPGENPSVEYFKRWCSRFDELLRRNKLLTTQRSWQLVKQGFERAALPPEAEIMVYGFQSTPPLQAALISSASNQVISLDSISGDNEALRVEAEDSQQELRLAASWAAQELHNNPKQRIGIVVPELNNSLQRVARVVNEALNSVEVGANTEGSEIIANISAGTALRDTPMINSALLMIGLLKDKRPLSEWLQLLYSPYSTFDQLPLRFRADSEIVLRKRNRFDFSLSQFITAVTPDHNQRGEVDAAMEADSDANSALSELTNLSQSAALKPLRVLRDYERRQINSQQSFAAWGDFFATYLADLGWPGKRTVNSLEYQQRQHWNRLLEQFTGLDNLGIKVGFSSAFKHLQQLAQDSVFHPQTADAPLQILGLLEGSGLRFDQLWIVDMHSQNFPASVAINQLLPAEFQRLHQMPHSLPERELDIANKLLQEYKNNSRRLIVSYPKMRGEEQLDPSPLISDIALGKEQLVASPEPHPPWLYQDYQCQLLADQAPPYSPKLETIRGGSNLLKNQSICPFNAFASHRLKAEPLEEPTQGLSAMDRGSLLHEILFRLWGIWKSSSTLQGLTDAELQTQLAATIKEALTESAPHHPILRGDRFRGLEQQRLEKLLAQWLEEEKLRPPFEVVELESKNRVRFGDLEINLRLDRVDKIADKLLIIDYKSGAVKESSWSGSRPVDPQLPLYVLASKPQANGCAFAQIKGGKIKFVGSTDSKFLASEKVIANADLSQQWAEQIDAWQTALNNLADEFVRGHASVEVYDQTQFGYQDYLLPLNRWSEEADINAEVASSMPLPTSSGEIS from the coding sequence ATGCTGCCAGCACTTATAAATATCAGCCTCTTCCGTGACGCCATTGAACGTGATTGTCTAATCCTGACCCCGAACCAACGATTGGCTGCAAAAATCATCCAAGCCTGGGGCGAGCAGATTTGCGAAGACCCAACTCAGAGCTGTAGCGCATGGAAGCAGCCCAGAGTCTATTCCGTCGATCACTGGCTAAAAGCCTGCTGGGATGAGCTGCAAGATCAAAACCATGAATTGGTTCGCGGGCTGGCTATAGTCGGCGCCCAACAGAGCCACTATTACTGGGAACGGGCCATCGCCGATGATGGGCTCGAGCAGCCGGTTAATTTCGTCAAGCTGGCGGGTGACACTTTAAAGACTTTGGAGAATTGGAATCTCAGCCCAGAGCAAGTGCCGGGTGAGAATCCCTCTGTGGAGTATTTCAAACGTTGGTGCAGTCGCTTCGATGAACTGCTGCGACGCAATAAACTGCTCACCACACAGCGTAGCTGGCAGCTGGTTAAGCAAGGTTTCGAACGGGCCGCTTTACCTCCAGAAGCTGAGATTATGGTTTATGGCTTTCAGTCGACGCCGCCTTTACAGGCCGCACTGATCAGCAGCGCCAGCAATCAGGTGATCAGTCTCGATTCAATCTCTGGTGACAATGAGGCGCTGCGTGTTGAAGCCGAGGACTCACAGCAAGAGTTGCGCTTGGCTGCCAGCTGGGCGGCTCAGGAATTGCACAACAATCCCAAACAGCGTATTGGTATTGTGGTGCCAGAGCTAAACAACTCACTGCAGCGGGTAGCGCGGGTGGTAAATGAAGCGCTCAATAGTGTAGAGGTAGGTGCCAACACAGAAGGCTCAGAAATTATTGCCAATATCTCAGCTGGTACGGCCCTGCGCGATACGCCAATGATCAACAGTGCTCTGCTGATGATCGGCCTATTAAAAGATAAGCGTCCACTCAGCGAATGGCTGCAGCTGCTCTACTCCCCCTACTCCACATTCGATCAGTTGCCACTCAGATTTCGCGCTGACAGCGAAATAGTATTGCGCAAACGCAATCGCTTTGACTTTAGCCTCAGCCAGTTTATTACTGCAGTTACGCCTGACCACAACCAGAGGGGTGAAGTTGACGCCGCGATGGAAGCTGACAGCGATGCTAATTCAGCCTTGAGCGAATTAACAAACTTGAGCCAATCGGCAGCCCTTAAACCCCTGCGCGTACTTCGCGACTACGAACGTCGGCAGATTAACAGCCAGCAGAGCTTTGCCGCCTGGGGAGACTTCTTTGCCACCTACCTTGCGGATCTTGGCTGGCCCGGGAAACGCACAGTCAACAGCCTTGAATATCAACAACGTCAACATTGGAATCGGCTGCTGGAACAGTTTACTGGCCTAGATAATCTAGGTATTAAAGTGGGCTTCTCCAGCGCCTTTAAACATCTGCAACAGCTGGCTCAGGATTCAGTATTTCATCCCCAAACCGCCGATGCGCCATTGCAAATCCTGGGCCTGCTAGAAGGCTCCGGACTGCGCTTTGATCAGCTGTGGATTGTCGATATGCACAGCCAAAACTTCCCCGCCTCGGTGGCCATCAACCAGCTGCTGCCCGCTGAATTCCAGCGCCTCCATCAGATGCCCCACAGCCTTCCCGAGCGGGAGCTGGATATAGCCAATAAATTATTGCAGGAGTACAAAAATAATAGCCGCAGGTTAATTGTCAGCTATCCAAAAATGCGCGGTGAAGAGCAACTCGACCCGAGCCCACTGATTAGCGATATTGCCCTCGGCAAAGAGCAGCTCGTTGCAAGCCCAGAGCCACACCCACCCTGGCTCTATCAAGACTATCAGTGCCAACTATTGGCTGATCAAGCACCGCCCTACAGCCCGAAATTGGAAACCATTCGCGGCGGCAGCAACCTGTTAAAAAACCAATCGATCTGTCCCTTTAATGCCTTTGCCAGCCACAGACTCAAAGCCGAGCCCCTAGAGGAACCCACTCAGGGACTATCAGCTATGGACCGTGGTTCCCTGTTGCATGAGATTCTTTTCCGTCTCTGGGGCATCTGGAAAAGCTCCAGCACATTGCAGGGGCTCACCGACGCAGAGCTTCAAACACAGCTGGCTGCCACTATTAAAGAGGCGCTCACCGAATCGGCTCCCCATCATCCAATCCTCCGCGGCGATCGCTTTCGAGGTCTCGAGCAGCAACGTTTAGAGAAGCTCCTAGCTCAATGGTTGGAAGAAGAAAAGTTGCGGCCGCCCTTTGAAGTGGTGGAATTAGAAAGCAAAAATCGAGTGCGGTTTGGCGATTTGGAGATCAATCTGCGCCTAGACCGGGTCGATAAAATTGCCGACAAGCTACTAATTATCGACTACAAATCTGGCGCTGTAAAAGAGTCCAGCTGGAGCGGCTCGCGACCGGTGGATCCTCAGTTACCACTCTATGTTCTGGCCAGTAAACCCCAGGCCAATGGCTGCGCCTTTGCCCAGATAAAAGGAGGCAAGATTAAATTTGTCGGCAGCACCGACAGTAAATTTTTGGCCAGTGAAAAAGTCATCGCCAATGCCGATCTCTCCCAGCAGTGGGCAGAACAGATTGATGCCTGGCAGACGGCTCTGAATAACTTGGCAGATGAGTTTGTCCGTGGTCACGCCAGTGTCGAAGTCTACGACCAAACCCAGTTTGGCTATCAGGATTATCTGCTACCGTTAAATCGCTGGTCGGAAGAAGCCGATATCAATGCAGAAGTGGCGAGTTCTATGCCTTTGCCGACGTCCTCAGGAGAGATCAGTTAA